The following DNA comes from bacterium.
CGGTGGTACAAGAACGCGTGGTGGTTGGACGTTCACCACAAGGGCCGGCGTCACAAGCGCCGCTTCGGAGCGACAAAGACGCAGAAGCAGAAAGCGGAGGCGGTGGCCACGAAGGTGAACGCAGCGATTGCGCTCGGAACCTTCGATCCGGCAGGCGAGCAGGCGCGCCCTCCCCTGCCCGTTGCCGAGCAGCTCCGTGCGTGGCACCGGCGCTACAAGCCAACACTGAAGCCCTCGACACAGGTATCCTCGCTCGGGCTGATCGATCGACATCTGGCACCGTTCTTCGGCGAGCTCGATCTCCGCGACCTGCACCGGAATCACCTGCTCGACTTCATCCAGCGCAAGCTCGACGAGGGGCTCAGCCCAGCCACCATCCAGAACGCTCTCAGCATTCTTCGCCGGGTCTGCTCCCTCGCGGTGGAAGACGAGGTGCTGGATCGAAATCCCGCGGCGCGCGTCGGGACACTCATCCGGCGCGTCACCGGCAGCCTGGCCTCCGAGGTTCGTCAGGCGGACGCCTGGACCGAGCAAGAAGTGGCCACGTTGCTCGAGGTCGCCGCCCGCCGTGACCGCTGGATCTCCGAGGCACGGGGCCCTCAGGACAAAGACCGAGCGAGTGATCCGAGCTACCGAGCGGCGCGGCTTCGTCTCCACGAGCGGCCCTTCTACCCCCTGCTCCATTTCGCCTTCTCCACGGGCTGCCGGAAGGGCGAGATCCTCGGCCTGCAGTGGGCGGATATCGATCTCGGGAATCGCCGCATCACGATCCGCCGGGCACTCGTACGAGGCGAACCGACGACTCCCAAGAGCGGGCGAGCCCGCCCGGTGATGATCCCGGTCGGCCTGGCCGAGATGCTCCTCGATCTACAGGGCGAGCGGCGTCGCGAGATCATAGCCCGGGGCTGGAAGGAGGTTCCGCCCTGGGTCTTCTGCGACGCCCGCGGAGGGCCGCTGAACGAGCGGAACTTCACGCGCTCCTGGGATCGGATCCGGCGGGAGGCGGTAGAGAAGCACCGCGTCCGCAAGCTGCCGTTCCACACGACGCGCCACACCTACGCGAGCCGCGCCATTGCCGCGGGCCGCTCCGTGCGCTGGGTTGCGGGGCAGCTCGGCCACGCCAACCCCGAACTCACGCTTCGCGTCTACGCCCACTGGATGACTGAGGCGGAGGGCGACCTCGGCTTCGCCGAGTTCGGGGGAATCGATGATTCCGGCGGCCCCGAACGGCCCCAGACGGCCCCTCCCGACGGGGACACCGCAAAGGCGCCAACGGAAGACGGCGCAACTCCGCGATCCAACTCAGATTTCATGGAGCGCGAGACGGGACTCGAACCCGCGACCCTCGGCTTGGGAAGCCAGGTCTCGGAATCAGGCAAGGTCCTGAAACCAATAGGCTTTTCGTAACTCGCGTTCCCGGTGACATGTCGCAGGGCGTTGCAGCGAGTTGCAG
Coding sequences within:
- a CDS encoding site-specific integrase — protein: MAAKVRWYKNAWWLDVHHKGRRHKRRFGATKTQKQKAEAVATKVNAAIALGTFDPAGEQARPPLPVAEQLRAWHRRYKPTLKPSTQVSSLGLIDRHLAPFFGELDLRDLHRNHLLDFIQRKLDEGLSPATIQNALSILRRVCSLAVEDEVLDRNPAARVGTLIRRVTGSLASEVRQADAWTEQEVATLLEVAARRDRWISEARGPQDKDRASDPSYRAARLRLHERPFYPLLHFAFSTGCRKGEILGLQWADIDLGNRRITIRRALVRGEPTTPKSGRARPVMIPVGLAEMLLDLQGERRREIIARGWKEVPPWVFCDARGGPLNERNFTRSWDRIRREAVEKHRVRKLPFHTTRHTYASRAIAAGRSVRWVAGQLGHANPELTLRVYAHWMTEAEGDLGFAEFGGIDDSGGPERPQTAPPDGDTAKAPTEDGATPRSNSDFMERETGLEPATLGLGSQVSESGKVLKPIGFS